The DNA sequence gtgtgtgtgtggagtttgcatgttctccctgtgttgttttgGGATTTCCTCTAGAAACTGCTCCTCTAGTTTcccccaaagtccaaaaacgaggttaattggagttgctgaattgctgctaggtgtgcatgtataagtgaatggtgtgtgaatgtgccctgtaatgggttggtgccccatcatgggttattccctgccttacacCCATAGCCACTATGTTCAACATCACACACATGGTCATGCACCATGGTAATTACTTACTACAGGCAAACTTGCTTCACCAATGAGTTTATCTACACGTCTATGGACTGAGGAAGGAAAGCTCCATACTCATAGAGCAGAGGTTCAAAATGCATAACATTTCAACAGAATTcacgcatccatccatccatttttcaaacaacTTATcccattgggtcgcggggggtccggagcctatcccggaagcaatgggaacaaggcagggaacaacccaggatggggggccagcccatcatagggcacattcacacaccagtcactcccacaagcacacatacaggcaatttagcaagtccaattagcctcagcaagtctttggactgtggggggaaaccggaggaaaccccatgacgacatggggagaacatgcaaaatctgCACAcaagtgacccaggcggagactcgaacccaggttcaCCCAAGAAcccagacgtgtgaggcaacagtggtaaccactgcaccaccatgccgccccatcaaCAGAATTCATTTCTATTTTAATAGTTTTAAATAGGTTTTTTGAATCATTATCTGAACCAGATTGTCAAGGAGATACGAATAACATCAGATTTTGTTCCTTTTAGAAAAACCAAAGAAGGTTTTCCTACCCATTTGTTTGATCATTTGGTTTTATGTTCAAGTGGTGGCCAGTGTTCTCCTCCAAGATAATCTAAGTGATTTTACATAATCACGTGAGAGTTTTGTGCAAAGCACAGGCAGGGATGAAAGTGTCTCTGTCTCAGACACCTCAGTTAGGGGGCGTTCGGCCATCCAGGTGCTGATGTCACTCTAACTAGCAGTGATGTGCAAGGAGATCAGGAGGGAACATGAAGTGCAGTTATTATTGCGGACATGTGAGATGATGAAATTTCATTCACGGTGAAAGATGATTGTTTTGGTATCTAGGTTATTATGCCAACCTCACTGACATGAGAAGTATGATTTCAGTGTACATTCCGATTTCCGGGAGAAAATACTGATGTCTATCGAACAATATATTCAGCTCATGCCATTGTGCCAAGTTTTTCAAACTTTCAGCcttctgttactcttgtgtcatCATAAGTCCCAAACTCTTAATTACTGAGTAATTATCGAGACTGAAATGTCATagtaaagaaaacaaaagtaGCCTACTGCAAACTTAACATTTCTTGAAGTAATCAACCCTAAGCTGTTGTTTGATTGCTAGTATATGCTTGGTATTGtcaatttaaatttaataaatacacttTTATGTTTCTTTTTTAGGCAAATATGAATTATCAAATCTACATTCTCCTTCTGCCTGCGTTGTATGACGTGTGCCTGTGTTGTTCAGCTGGAAAAGAGGCCAATAAAGTTTGCTATAAGGACTCGGTAACCAAAATCCCAGAGACTTTGGACAGCAACATCACTAGTATATCCtttttcaaaagcaaaataTTCACCATTCCGCCAAGAGCTTTTATCAATATGTCTCACATAGAGAATCTGGAATTCCTTTCTACTCCTATCACAACCATCGAGGCAGGTGCATTTGAAGGTTTACATAACTTGAAGGCAATTGAATTTATAAGTACGTCAATAACATCAATTCCAATGGGAGCTTTTCAGGATCTGCCAAGCCTAGAGAAGCttgttttaaaaagcaacaaaataaaatttttggAAAAAGGACTTTTCGATGGTCTTGAAAAGCTGAAGGAACTGGGCCTGAACATGAATGAAATTGTTTCAATTGATGAAGGAATTTTCGATCAGCTGGATGGCCTACAAGCACTTCATTTGGGCAGGAATACCATCACTTCTGTCTCCAAAGAGATGTTTGAAAAACTGAGTAAATTAGAAATCATCAGACTCTATGACAATCAGCTTAGCATCATTCCAGATGAGATCTTTAGTAATCTAACAAACCTTAAAGAGATTGCTTTACAGGGCAACAAAATCAGTGTTCTACCCCCAAAACTATTTCATAATAAACCtaatttgaaaaaaatatatttggaaGATAATCTATTGACTGAATTGCCTCATGAGATATTTATGAATCTTTCTTCATTGAAAACATTAAGACTTCAAAACAACCAACTAGTAAGTCTTCCACCTTTTCTCTTTGGGATGATGCCAAACATAACGGAGCTTGATCTCAGTGAAAACAACCTCGCTGCCCTTTCAAAAGATGTATTTGGCTCTATTGCAGAATCCAAAAACCTTGACAGACTTAAATTGTCCCGTAATAATTTGAAAAACCTCCCAGAAGGAATATTTGACTCTGTTTCTATCAGTCGAGTTCATCTGGAAAAAAACCCCTGGAACTGTGACTGCAAGTTCATACCTCTCTTCCAATGGATGAAACGAAACAAGTCAAATATATTTAGATTCTCAAGTCTTAAGTGTGCAAGCCCAGAACATTTAAAAGGACAAATTATTGAGTCCCTAAAAGAGGACCAGCTGGTATGTACGTTTACTTTGCCTCCCACGACAACAATCAGCATGTTTAACACCACCTAAAAAACAACACCTTCAGTCAAACTGACAAGCACATTCCCTGCAGCTACAACCTCCATCACTACACAGACAAGTGAATTACCCAGCATACCCACACCCACAATGTCAACCACTGCAACTACGGCAACAACAATGGGAACGATGTACTGTAATCGACAGCCACTATTTTGACAACTATGCCTACAAGTTCAACACTGCTAAGCACTTTGACAAATACCACCAGTCCCCCAGTAACCACCACGGAGAAGCACCCAACAACTGGCCTTCCTTCACCTGTTCTTTTTGTTACAACCCAGAGACAACCTGCACAACTTCAGTCAACGCAGAAGAGCTTTGCTTGTATGGACACATCCTATTCCTATCCATCCTTCTACACAATCAAATAAGATAATCTGCCCAATAATCCTGGCTTTATTTACTTACTCCTTTTACTGGTCCCTTCAATTTTGGGAATTTAAAACTAGCAGAAGCTTAGATCAATAGCTGCCTGCTCTGTGTTAATCATCTGAAAGACAACTTGCTATACCTGgacttatttacagtgattATTACTGATGCCAAACATATATTGTCTATAATAACGTATACTTGTTTATTATTTGAAATTTGTGCATATGTTGACAACTAGAGTAAATTTAAATGTTTGCTACTGCATACAAAAATTGTTGTTCTTGGACTTTAATCACTGTGTCAACTTTCTGCATGTCATACTGTGCAACTACTGAACTTAGCtaatgaatgaatgtatgaagttGTTTTCTCAAAAATTTTATTTGCTGCATGTCTGTCAACAAAATGATTGTCAGATTAAACAATTTTCATCACGATAGCCCAAATCTTCTTAGaataattatttgtgtttttccaCAAAAAAGTCCAATTACCTAGTTAGAAATTAATGTCCTCCTTGTCTATCATGTAAAAATCTGAAAACTATAATAtgttcaaatttttttttatttcaaaaccTGAACTTCTGAACACAAGATGGCTCCTACTTCACTGCAGTGTCCATTCCTCCAGTATTTTTTAACTGGAGCAGGATGTAAATAAACATGATTTTTAGCAAATGGGCTGCCATTTCCAAAAGCGCaaatgtggtaataaagtgtaataaaaatgttttaccaTACAGttactgtgacgcccgctccgtccgctcctcgtgtgtgtgccacgccccctgattacccacgtgtacttccctgatcgtc is a window from the Brienomyrus brachyistius isolate T26 chromosome 8, BBRACH_0.4, whole genome shotgun sequence genome containing:
- the LOC125747107 gene encoding leucine-rich repeat-containing protein 15-like isoform X1, whose product is MNYQIYILLLPALYDVCLCCSAGKEANKVCYKDSVTKIPETLDSNITSISFFKSKIFTIPPRAFINMSHIENLEFLSTPITTIEAGAFEGLHNLKAIEFISTSITSIPMGAFQDLPSLEKLVLKSNKIKFLEKGLFDGLEKLKELGLNMNEIVSIDEGIFDQLDGLQALHLGRNTITSVSKEMFEKLSKLEIIRLYDNQLSIIPDEIFSNLTNLKEIALQGNKISVLPPKLFHNKPNLKKIYLEDNLLTELPHEIFMNLSSLKTLRLQNNQLVSLPPFLFGMMPNITELDLSENNLAALSKDVFGSIAESKNLDRLKLSRNNLKNLPEGIFDSVSISRVHLEKNPWNCDCKFIPLFQWMKRNKSNIFRFSSLKCASPEHLKGQIIESLKEDQLVCTFTLPPTTTISMFNTT